In Rattus norvegicus strain BN/NHsdMcwi chromosome 1, GRCr8, whole genome shotgun sequence, a genomic segment contains:
- the Pcf11 gene encoding pre-mRNA cleavage complex 2 protein Pcf11, translating to MSEQTPAEAGAAGAREDACRDYQSSLEDLTFNSKPHINMLTILAEENLPFAKEIVSLIEAQTAKAPSSEKLPVMYLMDSIVKNVGREYLTAFTKNLVATFICVFEKVDENTRKSLFKLRSTWDEIFPLKKLYALDVRVNSLDPAWPIKPLPPNVNTSSIHVNPKFLNKSPDEPSTPGTVVSSPNISTPPIVPDIQKNLTQEQLIRQQLLAKQKQLLELQQKKLELELEQAKAQLAVSLSVQQETANLGPGSAPSKLHVPQIPTMAVKTPHQVPVQPDKSRVGPSLQMQDLKGTNRDPRLNRMSQHSSHGKEQSHRKEFVMNTINQSDIKTSKTVPSEKLNSSKQEKSKSGERITKKELDQLDSKSKSKSKSPSPLKNKLSHTKDLKNQESESMRLSDMNKRDPRLKKHLQDKAEGKDEDVKEKRKTAEKKDKDEHMKSSEHRLIGSRSKIINGVVQKQDMVTEELEKQGTKPGRSSTRKRSRSRSPKSRSPIVHSPKRRDRRSPKRRQRSMSPTLAPKAGKMRQSGLKQSHMDEFPPPSREERNIKRSAKQDVRDPRRLKKMDEDRPQETAGQHSMKSGGDPKENIENWQSSKSAKRWKSGWEENKSLQQGDEHSKPPHLRHRESWSSTKGILSPRAPKQQHRLSVDANLQIPKELTLASKRELLQKTSERLASGEITQDEFLVVVHQIRQLFQYQEGVREEQRSPFNDRFPLKRPRYEDSDKPFVDGPASRFAGLDTNQRLTALAEDRPLFDGPGRPSVTRDGPTKMIFEGPNKLSPRIDGPPTPGSLRFDGSPGQIGGGGPMRFEGPQGQLGGGCPLRFEGPPGPVGTPLRFEGPIGQGGGGGFRFEGSPSLRFEGSAGGLRFEGPGGQPVGGLRFEGHRGQPVGGLRFEGPHGQPVGSLRFDNPRGQPVGGLRFEGGHGPSGAAIRFDGPHGQPGGGIRFEGPLLQQGVGMRFEGPHGQSVAGLRFEGHNQLGGNLRFEGPHGQPGVGIRFEGPLVQQGGGMRFEGPVPGGGLRIEGPLGQGGPRFEGCHSLRFDGQPGQPSLLPRFDGLHGQPGPRFERTGQPGPQRFDGPPGQQVQPRFDGVPQRFDGPQHQQASRFDIPLGLQGTRFDNHPSQRIESFNQTGPYSDPPGNAFNVPSQGLQFQRHEQIFDTPQGPNFNGPHGPGNQNFPNPINRPSGHYFDEKNLQSSQFGNFGNLPTPMSVGNIQTSQQVLTGVAQPVAFGQGQQFLPVHPQNPGAFIQNPSGGLPKAYPDNHLSQVDVNELFSKLLKTGILKLSQPDSATAQVNEAVAQPPPEEEEDQNEDQDVPDLTNFTIEELKQRYDSVINRLYTGIQCYSCGMRFTTSQTDVYADHLDWHYRQNRTEKDVSRKVTHRRWYYSLTDWIEFEEIADLEERAKSQFFEKVHEEVVLKTQEAAKEKEFQSVPAGPAGAVESCEICQEQFEQYWDEEEEEWHLKNAIRVDGKIYHPSCYEDYQNTSSFDCTPSPSKTPVENPLNIMLNIVKNELQEPCENPKVKEEQIDAPPACSEESVATPTEIKTESDTVESV from the exons ATGTCAGAGCAGACGCCCGCCGAGGCCGGGGCTGCGGGGGCCCGGGAGGACGCCTGTCGGGATTATCAGTCGTCGCTGGAAGACCTGACCTTCAATAGCAAACCGCACATCAATATGCTGACCATTCTAGCCGAGGAGAACCTGCCCTTCGCCAAGGAGATCGTCTCTCTCATCGAGGCCCAAACCGCCAAG GCTCCTTCCTCAGAGAAGCTTCCAGTTATGTACCTTATGGATTCTATCGTGAAAAATGTTGGAAGAGAGTATCTCACTGCCTTTACTAAAAATCTAGTTgcaacatttatttgtgtgtttgaaaag GTGGATGAAAATACTAGAAAAAGTTTATTTAAATTACGTTCCACATGGGATGAAATATTCCCTTTGAAGAAACTTTATGCCTTGGATGTCAGAGTCAATTCATTAGATCCTGCTTGGCCTATTAAACCTCTGCCTCCTAATGTGAATACATCTAGCATCCATGTGAATcccaaatttttaaataaatcg CCTGATGAGCCTTCAACACCTGGCACAGTGGTCAGTTCCCCTAATATCTCCACTCCTCCCATTGTACCTGATATACAAAAGAATCTCACCCAGGAACAACTAATAAGGCAACAGTTactggcaaaacaaaaacagttgcTAGAACTTCAGCAGAAAaagctggaactggagttagaacaAGCTAAGGCACAACTG GCAGTATCTCTGAGTGTTCAGCAGGAGACAGCCAACTTGGGTCCTGGTTCAGCACCATCTAAATTACATGTTCCTCAAATTCCCACTATGGCTGTTAAAACTCCCCATCAGGTCCCTGTACAACCTGACAAAAGCCGAGTGGGTCCCTCCTTACAAATGCAAGATTTGAAAGGAACTAACCGGGATCCCCGACTTAACAGGATGAGCCAACATTCTTCCCATGGCAAAGAGCAGAGTCATAGGAAAGAATTTGTAATGAATACAATAAACCAGTCTGATATTAAAACAAGTAAGACTGTGCCCTCTGAAAAACTAAATTCATCCAAGCAAGAAAAAAGTAAATCAGGTGAAAGAATAACCAAGAAAGAACTTGACCAGTTAGATTCTAAATCTAAATCTAAGTCTAAATCACCATCACCTTTGAAAAACAAATTATCCCACACAAAAGACTTGAAAAATCAAGAATCTGAAAGTATGAGGTTGTCTGATATGAACAAGAGAGATCCACGATTAAAGAAGCATCTTCAGGATAAAGCTGAGGGCAAagatgaagatgtaaaagaaaagagaaaaactgcAGAAAAGAAGGATAAAGATGAGCACATGAAATCATCTGAACATAGATTGATTGGCAGTAGAAGTAAAATCATAAATGGCGTTGTCCAAAAACAAGACATGGTTACAGAAGAATTGGAAAAACAGGGGACAAAACCAGGGAGATCAAGTACTAGAAAGAGATCGAGATCAAGGTCACCTAAGTCTCGGTCACCAATTGTACATTCCCCAAAGAGAAGAGATAGACGGTCACCCAAACGAAGGCAAAGAAGTATGTCTCCCACTTTGGCACCCAAAGCTGGAAAGATGCGTCAGTCAGGTCTTAAACAGTCACATATGGACGAATTTCCACCACCttccagggaagaaagaaatattaAGAGAAGTGCTAAGCAGGATGTTCGAGATCCCAGACGACTCAAAAAGATGGATGAGGACCGGCCTCAAGAAACTGCAGGTCAACATTCTATGAAGTCAGGTGGTGACCCAAAGGAGAATATAGAGAATTGGCAAAGCTCTAAGTCTGCCAAAAGATGGAAATCTGgttgggaagaaaataaaag CTTACAACAGGGAGATGAACATAGTAAGCCTCCTCATCTAAGGCATAGGGAAAGCTGGTCAAGCACTAAAGGAATCTTGTCACCTCGAGCTCCAAAGCAGCAGCATCGATTAAGTGTAGATGCCAATCTTCAAATTCCTAAAGAATTAACTCTTGCAAGCAAAAGAGAATTACTTCAAAAG ACGAGTGAACGTTTAGCATCTGGTGAAATTACACAGGATGAGTTCCTTGTTGTTGTGCATCAAATTCGACAGCTATTTCAGTATCAAGAAG gtGTACGAGAGGAGCAGAGATCGCCATTTAATGATCGTTTTCCACTTAAGCGACCTAGATATGAAGATTCAGATAAACCATTTGTAGATGGCCCAGCATCAAGATTTGCTGGCCTTGATACAAATCAGCGACTTACAGCTCTAGCTGAAGACCGACCGTTATTTGATGGACCTGGTAGGCCATCTGTGACGAGAGATGGCCCAACCAAGATGATTTTTGAAGGACCTAATAAATTAAGCCCTAGAATTGATGGACCTCCTACACCAGGTTCTCTTCGGTTTGATGGGTCACCAGGACAAATTGGGGGAGGAGGCCCTATGAGATTTGAAGGACCACAAGGTCAGTTAGGAGGTGGGTGTCCTTTGAGATTTGAAGGCCCTCCAGGACCAGTAGGAACACCTCTGCGGTTTGAAGGGCCAATTGgtcaaggaggaggaggtggtttTCGTTTTGAAGGTTCACCTAGTCTGAGGTTTGAGGGATCTGCAGGTGGTTTACGATTTGAAGGACCAGGGGGTCAGCCTGTGGGTGGTCTCAGGTTTGAAGGACATCGTGGTCAACCTGTGGGTGGTCTCAGGTTTGAGGGACCTCATGGACAGCCTGTGGGCAGTCTTAGATTTGATAATCCTCGAGGTCAGCCTGTAGGTGGACTCAGATTTGAAGGGGGTCATGGTCCATCAGGGGCTGCAATTAGGTTTGATGGGCCTCATGGTCAGCCAGGTGGTGGTATCAGATTTGAGGGCCCTTTGCTACAGCAAGGAGTTGGAATGAGGTTTGAGGGTCCCCATGGTCAGTCTGTAGCTGGTCTGAGATTTGAAGGACATAATCAACTAGGTGGGAACCTTAGGTTTGAGGGACCACATGGTCAACCAGGGGTTGGGATCAGGTTTGAAGGACCTTTAGTTCAACAAGGAGGTGGAATGAGGTTTGAGGGTCCTGTACCAGGAGGTGGCCTGAGAATTGAAGGGCCTCTGGGTCAAGGTGGTCCTAGATTTGAAGGTTGTCACTCTTTAAGGTTTGATGGACAGCCAGGTCAGCCATCACTTTTGCCAAGATTTGATGGATTACATGGCCAGCCAGGTCCTAGATTTGAAAGAACTGGTCAGCCAGGTCCACAGAGATTTGATGGGCCACCTGGACAGCAGGTTCAACCGAGATTTGATGGTGTACCTCAAAGATTTGATGGGCCACAGCACCAGCAAGCATCAAGATTTGATATTCCTCTTGGTCTACAAGGAACCCGATTTGACAATCATCCTTCACAAAGGATTGAATCTTTCAATCAGACTGGCCCATATAGTGATCCACCGGGCAATGCTTTTAATGTTCCATCTCAAGGACTACAGTTCCAAAGACACGAACAAATATTTGATACACCTCAAGGACCAAATTTTAATGGACCACATGGCCCTGGAAACCAGAATTTCCCAAATCCCATTAACAGACCATCCGGACACTATTTTGATGAAAAGAATCTTCAGAGTTCTCAGTTTGGAAACTTTGGCAATTTACCTACACCAATGTCAGTAGGAAATATTCAGACATCTCAACAG GTTCTGACTGGTGTTGCTCAGCCAGTTGCGTTTGGCCAAGGACAACAGTTTTTACCAGTTCATCCACAGAATCCTGGAGCTTTTATTCAAAATCCTTCAG gCGGTCTTCCTAAGGCCTACCCTGATAATCATCTCAGTCAGGTGGATGTAAACGAATTGTTTTCAAAACTGCTAAAAACAGGAATTCTCAAATTGTCACAGCCTGACTCAGCTACAGCAC AGGTAAATGAGGCTGTTGCTCAGCCTCcccctgaggaggaggaggatcagaaTGAAGATCAAGATGTTCCAGATCTTACTAATTTCACAATTGAAGAATTGAAGCA aCGTTATGACAGTGTAATAAACCGGCTGTACACTGGGATTCAATGTTACTCTTGTGGAATGAGGTTTACGACATCCCAGACAGATGTTTATGCAGATCACTTGGACTGGCATTATCGACAGAATAGAACTGAGAAAGATGTTAGCAGAAAAGTCACTCACAGACGTTGGTACTACAGTCTAACA GACTGGATAGAATTTGAAGAAATAGCTGATCTGGAGGAACGTGCAAAAAGCCAGTTTTTTGAAAAGGTTCATGAAGAGGTTGTCCTTAAAACTCAGGAGGCTGCTAAAGAAAAGGAGTTCCAAAGTGTACCTGCTGGACCAGCTGGAGCAGTTGAG AGTTGTGAAATCTGTCAAGAGCAATTTGAACAGTActgggatgaagaggaggaagaatggcACTTAAAAAATGCTATTAGAGTAGACGGAAAG atTTACCATCCATCATGTTATGAAGATTATCAAAAT ACATCTTCATTTGATTGTACACCATCTCCCAGCAAGACACCAGTTGAAAACCCTTTGAACATTATGTTGAACATTGTCAAAAACGAATTACAAGAACCCTGTGAAAATCCCAAAGTTAAGGAAGAACAAATTGATGCCCCACCAGCTTGTTCAGAAGAAAGTGTAGCAACACCCActgaaattaaaacagaaagtgATACAGTTGAGTCAgtttaa
- the Pcf11 gene encoding pre-mRNA cleavage complex 2 protein Pcf11 isoform X1 has product MVTNDRTVPYELANENRPSFAQRLGAGGVAKAQSRPGKKAALGRIAEGPGAGPVTRAGQPIPPGVSNGPAPLPHISPPLVHFARRSGWEHRHFRSWSRHCRRHFVSVEKEAPAAAGSRRRFPVRLRRFFPEVPPGSSPIPPPRSACGEAAAAGDPGSEAEASEGRRGVERLQLRRRRTSEGGRGAMSEQTPAEAGAAGAREDACRDYQSSLEDLTFNSKPHINMLTILAEENLPFAKEIVSLIEAQTAKAPSSEKLPVMYLMDSIVKNVGREYLTAFTKNLVATFICVFEKVDENTRKSLFKLRSTWDEIFPLKKLYALDVRVNSLDPAWPIKPLPPNVNTSSIHVNPKFLNKSPDEPSTPGTVVSSPNISTPPIVPDIQKNLTQEQLIRQQLLAKQKQLLELQQKKLELELEQAKAQLAVSLSVQQETANLGPGSAPSKLHVPQIPTMAVKTPHQVPVQPDKSRVGPSLQMQDLKGTNRDPRLNRMSQHSSHGKEQSHRKEFVMNTINQSDIKTSKTVPSEKLNSSKQEKSKSGERITKKELDQLDSKSKSKSKSPSPLKNKLSHTKDLKNQESESMRLSDMNKRDPRLKKHLQDKAEGKDEDVKEKRKTAEKKDKDEHMKSSEHRLIGSRSKIINGVVQKQDMVTEELEKQGTKPGRSSTRKRSRSRSPKSRSPIVHSPKRRDRRSPKRRQRSMSPTLAPKAGKMRQSGLKQSHMDEFPPPSREERNIKRSAKQDVRDPRRLKKMDEDRPQETAGQHSMKSGGDPKENIENWQSSKSAKRWKSGWEENKSLQQGDEHSKPPHLRHRESWSSTKGILSPRAPKQQHRLSVDANLQIPKELTLASKRELLQKTSERLASGEITQDEFLVVVHQIRQLFQYQEGKHRCNVRDSPKEENKGGLKKKPLLSDAELTYYEHKAKLKRTQVQHSFPRLDLLDPDIFDYPLTDALLSGIECEPSKSKHASRNSGAQFDRKEQFSERARRLSPISGSRTYAENLSPHEGRRRHDEQVSAKGVREEQRSPFNDRFPLKRPRYEDSDKPFVDGPASRFAGLDTNQRLTALAEDRPLFDGPGRPSVTRDGPTKMIFEGPNKLSPRIDGPPTPGSLRFDGSPGQIGGGGPMRFEGPQGQLGGGCPLRFEGPPGPVGTPLRFEGPIGQGGGGGFRFEGSPSLRFEGSAGGLRFEGPGGQPVGGLRFEGHRGQPVGGLRFEGPHGQPVGSLRFDNPRGQPVGGLRFEGGHGPSGAAIRFDGPHGQPGGGIRFEGPLLQQGVGMRFEGPHGQSVAGLRFEGHNQLGGNLRFEGPHGQPGVGIRFEGPLVQQGGGMRFEGPVPGGGLRIEGPLGQGGPRFEGCHSLRFDGQPGQPSLLPRFDGLHGQPGPRFERTGQPGPQRFDGPPGQQVQPRFDGVPQRFDGPQHQQASRFDIPLGLQGTRFDNHPSQRIESFNQTGPYSDPPGNAFNVPSQGLQFQRHEQIFDTPQGPNFNGPHGPGNQNFPNPINRPSGHYFDEKNLQSSQFGNFGNLPTPMSVGNIQTSQQVLTGVAQPVAFGQGQQFLPVHPQNPGAFIQNPSGGLPKAYPDNHLSQVDVNELFSKLLKTGILKLSQPDSATAQVNEAVAQPPPEEEEDQNEDQDVPDLTNFTIEELKQRYDSVINRLYTGIQCYSCGMRFTTSQTDVYADHLDWHYRQNRTEKDVSRKVTHRRWYYSLTDWIEFEEIADLEERAKSQFFEKVHEEVVLKTQEAAKEKEFQSVPAGPAGAVESCEICQEQFEQYWDEEEEEWHLKNAIRVDGKIYHPSCYEDYQNTSSFDCTPSPSKTPVENPLNIMLNIVKNELQEPCENPKVKEEQIDAPPACSEESVATPTEIKTESDTVESV; this is encoded by the exons ATGGTAACAAATGACCGAACAGTCCCTTACGAATTGGCCAATGAGAACCGACCGTCCTTTGCACAGCGTCTCGGAGCAGGAGGTGTTGCGAAAGCCCAGTCTCGGCCGGGAAAGAAGGCGGCGCTTGGACGTATTGCGGAAGGGCCGGGGGCGGGGCCTGTGACACGCGCGGGCCAGCCAATCCCGCCTGGTGTTTCCAACGGCCCCGCCCCTTTACCGCACATTTCCCCTCCCCTAGTTCATTTCGCACGACGCAGCGGTTGGGAACACAGACATTTTCGGAGCTGGAGCCGCCACTGCCGCCGCCATTTTGTGTCTGTGGAGAAAGAAGCCCCGGCGGCGGCTGGAAGTAGACGGAGATTCCCCGTGAGGCTGCGGCGTTTCTTCCCCGAGGTTCCCCCTGGGTCGTCCCCCATCCCCCCTCCGCGGTCAGCATGTGGTGAAGCCGCAGCCGCCGGAGACCCGGGGAGCGAGGCCGAGGCGTCGGAAGGGAGGCGGGGTGTCGAGCGGCTTCAGCTTCGGCGGCGGCGGACCTCGGAGGGGGGCCGCGGCGCAATGTCAGAGCAGACGCCCGCCGAGGCCGGGGCTGCGGGGGCCCGGGAGGACGCCTGTCGGGATTATCAGTCGTCGCTGGAAGACCTGACCTTCAATAGCAAACCGCACATCAATATGCTGACCATTCTAGCCGAGGAGAACCTGCCCTTCGCCAAGGAGATCGTCTCTCTCATCGAGGCCCAAACCGCCAAG GCTCCTTCCTCAGAGAAGCTTCCAGTTATGTACCTTATGGATTCTATCGTGAAAAATGTTGGAAGAGAGTATCTCACTGCCTTTACTAAAAATCTAGTTgcaacatttatttgtgtgtttgaaaag GTGGATGAAAATACTAGAAAAAGTTTATTTAAATTACGTTCCACATGGGATGAAATATTCCCTTTGAAGAAACTTTATGCCTTGGATGTCAGAGTCAATTCATTAGATCCTGCTTGGCCTATTAAACCTCTGCCTCCTAATGTGAATACATCTAGCATCCATGTGAATcccaaatttttaaataaatcg CCTGATGAGCCTTCAACACCTGGCACAGTGGTCAGTTCCCCTAATATCTCCACTCCTCCCATTGTACCTGATATACAAAAGAATCTCACCCAGGAACAACTAATAAGGCAACAGTTactggcaaaacaaaaacagttgcTAGAACTTCAGCAGAAAaagctggaactggagttagaacaAGCTAAGGCACAACTG GCAGTATCTCTGAGTGTTCAGCAGGAGACAGCCAACTTGGGTCCTGGTTCAGCACCATCTAAATTACATGTTCCTCAAATTCCCACTATGGCTGTTAAAACTCCCCATCAGGTCCCTGTACAACCTGACAAAAGCCGAGTGGGTCCCTCCTTACAAATGCAAGATTTGAAAGGAACTAACCGGGATCCCCGACTTAACAGGATGAGCCAACATTCTTCCCATGGCAAAGAGCAGAGTCATAGGAAAGAATTTGTAATGAATACAATAAACCAGTCTGATATTAAAACAAGTAAGACTGTGCCCTCTGAAAAACTAAATTCATCCAAGCAAGAAAAAAGTAAATCAGGTGAAAGAATAACCAAGAAAGAACTTGACCAGTTAGATTCTAAATCTAAATCTAAGTCTAAATCACCATCACCTTTGAAAAACAAATTATCCCACACAAAAGACTTGAAAAATCAAGAATCTGAAAGTATGAGGTTGTCTGATATGAACAAGAGAGATCCACGATTAAAGAAGCATCTTCAGGATAAAGCTGAGGGCAAagatgaagatgtaaaagaaaagagaaaaactgcAGAAAAGAAGGATAAAGATGAGCACATGAAATCATCTGAACATAGATTGATTGGCAGTAGAAGTAAAATCATAAATGGCGTTGTCCAAAAACAAGACATGGTTACAGAAGAATTGGAAAAACAGGGGACAAAACCAGGGAGATCAAGTACTAGAAAGAGATCGAGATCAAGGTCACCTAAGTCTCGGTCACCAATTGTACATTCCCCAAAGAGAAGAGATAGACGGTCACCCAAACGAAGGCAAAGAAGTATGTCTCCCACTTTGGCACCCAAAGCTGGAAAGATGCGTCAGTCAGGTCTTAAACAGTCACATATGGACGAATTTCCACCACCttccagggaagaaagaaatattaAGAGAAGTGCTAAGCAGGATGTTCGAGATCCCAGACGACTCAAAAAGATGGATGAGGACCGGCCTCAAGAAACTGCAGGTCAACATTCTATGAAGTCAGGTGGTGACCCAAAGGAGAATATAGAGAATTGGCAAAGCTCTAAGTCTGCCAAAAGATGGAAATCTGgttgggaagaaaataaaag CTTACAACAGGGAGATGAACATAGTAAGCCTCCTCATCTAAGGCATAGGGAAAGCTGGTCAAGCACTAAAGGAATCTTGTCACCTCGAGCTCCAAAGCAGCAGCATCGATTAAGTGTAGATGCCAATCTTCAAATTCCTAAAGAATTAACTCTTGCAAGCAAAAGAGAATTACTTCAAAAG ACGAGTGAACGTTTAGCATCTGGTGAAATTACACAGGATGAGTTCCTTGTTGTTGTGCATCAAATTCGACAGCTATTTCAGTATCAAGAAGGTAAACATAGATGCAATGTACGGGATAGtcctaaagaagaaaataaaggtggattaaaaaagaaacctcTCTTATCTGATGCTGAATTAACCTACTATGAACATAAAGCAAAACTGAAAAGGACACAGGTTCAGCATTCATTTCCAAGACTTGATCTCTTAGATCCTGATATTTTTGACTACCCTTTGACTGATGCCTTGTTGTCTGGAATAGAATGTGAGCCATCCAAAAGTAAACATGCAAGTAGGAATAGTGGAGCACAGTTTGACAGAAAAGAACAATTTAGTGAAAGAGCAAGACGTCTTTCTCCTATATCTGGGAGTCGTACTTATGCTGAGAATCTTTCACCCCATGAGGGCCGGAGAAGACATGACGAGCAAGTCTCTGCTAAAG gtGTACGAGAGGAGCAGAGATCGCCATTTAATGATCGTTTTCCACTTAAGCGACCTAGATATGAAGATTCAGATAAACCATTTGTAGATGGCCCAGCATCAAGATTTGCTGGCCTTGATACAAATCAGCGACTTACAGCTCTAGCTGAAGACCGACCGTTATTTGATGGACCTGGTAGGCCATCTGTGACGAGAGATGGCCCAACCAAGATGATTTTTGAAGGACCTAATAAATTAAGCCCTAGAATTGATGGACCTCCTACACCAGGTTCTCTTCGGTTTGATGGGTCACCAGGACAAATTGGGGGAGGAGGCCCTATGAGATTTGAAGGACCACAAGGTCAGTTAGGAGGTGGGTGTCCTTTGAGATTTGAAGGCCCTCCAGGACCAGTAGGAACACCTCTGCGGTTTGAAGGGCCAATTGgtcaaggaggaggaggtggtttTCGTTTTGAAGGTTCACCTAGTCTGAGGTTTGAGGGATCTGCAGGTGGTTTACGATTTGAAGGACCAGGGGGTCAGCCTGTGGGTGGTCTCAGGTTTGAAGGACATCGTGGTCAACCTGTGGGTGGTCTCAGGTTTGAGGGACCTCATGGACAGCCTGTGGGCAGTCTTAGATTTGATAATCCTCGAGGTCAGCCTGTAGGTGGACTCAGATTTGAAGGGGGTCATGGTCCATCAGGGGCTGCAATTAGGTTTGATGGGCCTCATGGTCAGCCAGGTGGTGGTATCAGATTTGAGGGCCCTTTGCTACAGCAAGGAGTTGGAATGAGGTTTGAGGGTCCCCATGGTCAGTCTGTAGCTGGTCTGAGATTTGAAGGACATAATCAACTAGGTGGGAACCTTAGGTTTGAGGGACCACATGGTCAACCAGGGGTTGGGATCAGGTTTGAAGGACCTTTAGTTCAACAAGGAGGTGGAATGAGGTTTGAGGGTCCTGTACCAGGAGGTGGCCTGAGAATTGAAGGGCCTCTGGGTCAAGGTGGTCCTAGATTTGAAGGTTGTCACTCTTTAAGGTTTGATGGACAGCCAGGTCAGCCATCACTTTTGCCAAGATTTGATGGATTACATGGCCAGCCAGGTCCTAGATTTGAAAGAACTGGTCAGCCAGGTCCACAGAGATTTGATGGGCCACCTGGACAGCAGGTTCAACCGAGATTTGATGGTGTACCTCAAAGATTTGATGGGCCACAGCACCAGCAAGCATCAAGATTTGATATTCCTCTTGGTCTACAAGGAACCCGATTTGACAATCATCCTTCACAAAGGATTGAATCTTTCAATCAGACTGGCCCATATAGTGATCCACCGGGCAATGCTTTTAATGTTCCATCTCAAGGACTACAGTTCCAAAGACACGAACAAATATTTGATACACCTCAAGGACCAAATTTTAATGGACCACATGGCCCTGGAAACCAGAATTTCCCAAATCCCATTAACAGACCATCCGGACACTATTTTGATGAAAAGAATCTTCAGAGTTCTCAGTTTGGAAACTTTGGCAATTTACCTACACCAATGTCAGTAGGAAATATTCAGACATCTCAACAG GTTCTGACTGGTGTTGCTCAGCCAGTTGCGTTTGGCCAAGGACAACAGTTTTTACCAGTTCATCCACAGAATCCTGGAGCTTTTATTCAAAATCCTTCAG gCGGTCTTCCTAAGGCCTACCCTGATAATCATCTCAGTCAGGTGGATGTAAACGAATTGTTTTCAAAACTGCTAAAAACAGGAATTCTCAAATTGTCACAGCCTGACTCAGCTACAGCAC AGGTAAATGAGGCTGTTGCTCAGCCTCcccctgaggaggaggaggatcagaaTGAAGATCAAGATGTTCCAGATCTTACTAATTTCACAATTGAAGAATTGAAGCA aCGTTATGACAGTGTAATAAACCGGCTGTACACTGGGATTCAATGTTACTCTTGTGGAATGAGGTTTACGACATCCCAGACAGATGTTTATGCAGATCACTTGGACTGGCATTATCGACAGAATAGAACTGAGAAAGATGTTAGCAGAAAAGTCACTCACAGACGTTGGTACTACAGTCTAACA GACTGGATAGAATTTGAAGAAATAGCTGATCTGGAGGAACGTGCAAAAAGCCAGTTTTTTGAAAAGGTTCATGAAGAGGTTGTCCTTAAAACTCAGGAGGCTGCTAAAGAAAAGGAGTTCCAAAGTGTACCTGCTGGACCAGCTGGAGCAGTTGAG AGTTGTGAAATCTGTCAAGAGCAATTTGAACAGTActgggatgaagaggaggaagaatggcACTTAAAAAATGCTATTAGAGTAGACGGAAAG atTTACCATCCATCATGTTATGAAGATTATCAAAAT ACATCTTCATTTGATTGTACACCATCTCCCAGCAAGACACCAGTTGAAAACCCTTTGAACATTATGTTGAACATTGTCAAAAACGAATTACAAGAACCCTGTGAAAATCCCAAAGTTAAGGAAGAACAAATTGATGCCCCACCAGCTTGTTCAGAAGAAAGTGTAGCAACACCCActgaaattaaaacagaaagtgATACAGTTGAGTCAgtttaa